In Stutzerimonas stutzeri, a genomic segment contains:
- the nrdR gene encoding transcriptional regulator NrdR: MHCPFCGAHDTKVIDSRLVAEGDQVRRRRECLACGERFTTFETAELVMPRLIKQDGSRQPFDEEKLRAGMQRALEKRPVSVERLEEAIAHIKHRLRATGEREIKSRVLGELVMVELQKLDEVAYIRFASVYRRFQDLNEFREEIERLSREPAKE, encoded by the coding sequence ATGCATTGTCCCTTCTGTGGTGCACATGACACCAAAGTCATCGATTCGCGCCTTGTGGCCGAGGGCGATCAGGTGCGCCGCCGCCGCGAGTGCCTCGCCTGCGGCGAACGTTTCACCACCTTCGAAACCGCCGAGCTGGTTATGCCGCGGCTGATCAAACAGGACGGCAGCCGCCAGCCGTTCGATGAGGAAAAGCTGCGTGCCGGCATGCAGCGCGCACTGGAAAAGCGCCCGGTGAGTGTCGAACGCCTGGAAGAGGCCATCGCCCATATCAAGCATCGGCTGCGGGCCACTGGCGAGCGGGAAATCAAGTCGCGGGTACTCGGTGAGCTGGTGATGGTCGAGCTGCAGAAACTCGACGAGGTTGCCTATATCCGCTTCGCTTCGGTCTACCGCCGCTTCCAGGACCTCAACGAATTCCGCGAGGAAATCGAACGCCTGTCTCGCGAACCCGCGAAAGAATGA
- a CDS encoding YbaY family lipoprotein, whose amino-acid sequence MPLRPFVLPVLLVVVLVGCSSQQSQRPSAPVTFEDPPAAVTPLHELHGSLIGVPADSEVELALLEVNRRDQPDRLLSSVQLKGRGNELPFILKFNAEKFPKDQQVELRGRVTRSGQLIMRLPAVQVSSPASQSLGPLRLVPAP is encoded by the coding sequence GTGCCGTTACGTCCTTTTGTTCTGCCCGTTCTACTAGTGGTGGTGTTGGTGGGTTGTTCGAGCCAGCAATCCCAGCGCCCCTCGGCGCCCGTCACCTTCGAGGATCCGCCCGCGGCCGTGACACCGCTGCACGAGCTGCATGGCAGTCTAATCGGCGTCCCAGCCGACAGCGAAGTCGAGCTGGCGCTGCTGGAAGTCAACCGTCGCGACCAGCCCGATCGCCTGTTGAGCAGCGTGCAACTCAAAGGCCGAGGTAATGAGCTGCCGTTCATCCTCAAATTCAACGCCGAAAAGTTTCCAAAAGATCAGCAGGTCGAGCTGCGTGGTCGAGTGACCCGCTCCGGTCAGCTGATCATGCGCTTGCCTGCTGTGCAGGTCAGCAGCCCGGCCAGCCAGTCCCTCGGCCCGTTGCGACTGGTACCGGCGCCTTGA
- a CDS encoding class I SAM-dependent methyltransferase: MIPPAALQAALADLLGDARLSIETLPDTDIRLWLIDAANMDRAFSPEETRRILEEPPYWCFCWASGLVLARWLAEHPEWVRGKRVLDFGSGSGVAAIAAAKAGALEVVACDLDPLALAACRANAALNGVQLSYSADFFAEADRYDLIIVADVLYDRANLPLLDQFLSRGRQALVADSRVRDFQHALYGRLAILDACTWPDLAEPAEFRRVSLYQASRHAEAESLAAG; encoded by the coding sequence TTGATCCCGCCGGCTGCATTACAAGCGGCGCTGGCCGACCTGCTTGGCGATGCCCGTCTGAGCATCGAGACGCTGCCCGATACCGACATTCGTCTGTGGCTGATCGATGCGGCAAACATGGACCGCGCCTTCAGCCCGGAGGAAACCCGGCGGATTCTCGAAGAGCCGCCCTATTGGTGCTTCTGCTGGGCCAGCGGCCTGGTACTGGCGCGCTGGCTTGCCGAGCATCCGGAATGGGTGCGCGGCAAGCGGGTACTGGATTTCGGCTCGGGCTCGGGCGTCGCCGCCATCGCCGCGGCGAAGGCCGGCGCACTGGAAGTAGTGGCCTGCGACCTCGATCCGCTGGCGCTGGCGGCCTGCCGCGCCAACGCGGCGCTCAACGGTGTGCAGTTGAGCTATTCAGCTGATTTCTTCGCCGAAGCGGATCGCTACGACCTGATCATCGTCGCCGATGTGCTCTACGATCGCGCCAACCTGCCGCTGCTCGATCAATTCCTCAGCCGTGGCCGCCAGGCGCTGGTCGCCGACTCGCGGGTGCGCGATTTTCAGCATGCGCTGTACGGCCGCCTGGCGATTCTGGATGCCTGCACCTGGCCGGATCTGGCCGAGCCAGCGGAATTCCGTCGGGTCAGTCTTTACCAGGCCAGTCGCCACGCCGAGGCTGAATCCCTGGCTGCCGGCTGA
- the thpR gene encoding RNA 2',3'-cyclic phosphodiesterase, giving the protein MSTEKPLRLFFALSCPSPLAETICSWRDSQNLGGRPVAQANLHLTLAFLGSQPTAKLEGLKQLGDHLRADPFTLRLDRLQTIGHGFVSLIPSQVPPPLSQLVEQLHAGLSAHGFALDSRPFLPHMTLSREPQAQPDGAPPSFKWQVEHFGLFLSENTEHGVRYRELENWPLTAPGG; this is encoded by the coding sequence ATGTCCACAGAGAAACCCCTGCGTCTGTTCTTCGCCCTGTCCTGCCCGTCTCCGCTGGCGGAGACCATCTGTAGCTGGCGCGACAGCCAGAACCTCGGCGGTCGTCCCGTGGCGCAGGCCAACCTGCACCTCACACTGGCATTTCTGGGTAGCCAGCCGACCGCGAAGCTGGAAGGGCTGAAGCAGCTCGGAGACCACCTGCGCGCTGACCCCTTCACGCTAAGGCTGGATCGGTTGCAGACGATCGGCCACGGTTTCGTCTCCCTGATTCCAAGCCAGGTCCCTCCACCATTGAGCCAACTGGTCGAACAGCTGCATGCCGGTCTGTCCGCTCACGGTTTCGCGCTCGACTCGCGGCCGTTCCTGCCGCACATGACGCTGTCGCGCGAGCCCCAGGCGCAGCCAGACGGGGCACCGCCCAGCTTCAAATGGCAGGTGGAGCACTTCGGCCTCTTCCTGTCCGAAAACACCGAGCATGGCGTGCGCTACCGCGAGCTGGAGAACTGGCCATTGACGGCGCCGGGCGGCTGA
- the trxA gene encoding thioredoxin has product MSQTPYIFDVSSANFEQLVLENSFHKPVLVDFWAEWCAPCKALMPLLAKITEEYQGELLLAKVNCDIEQDVVARFGVRSLPTVVLFKDGQPVDGFAGAQPESAIRAMLEPHVAAPAAPEADLLETAQALFAEGRIGEAENLLKQLLAEDNENAAGLILYARCLAERGELAEAETVLDAVKGDAHKQALAGARAQLTFLRQANDLPEVADLKSRLAQNAEDDEAAYQLAIQQLARQQHDAALDGLLKLFVRNRGYAEGLPHKTLLQVFDLLGSDHPLVTTYRRKLYQALY; this is encoded by the coding sequence ATGAGCCAGACTCCCTACATCTTCGACGTCAGCAGCGCCAACTTCGAGCAGCTGGTGCTGGAAAACTCTTTCCACAAGCCGGTGCTGGTGGACTTCTGGGCCGAGTGGTGCGCGCCATGCAAGGCGTTGATGCCGCTGTTGGCAAAGATCACCGAGGAATACCAAGGTGAGCTGTTGCTGGCGAAGGTCAACTGCGACATTGAGCAGGACGTCGTGGCCCGCTTCGGCGTGCGCAGCCTGCCTACCGTAGTACTGTTCAAGGACGGCCAGCCCGTCGATGGTTTCGCCGGTGCCCAACCGGAATCAGCGATTCGCGCCATGCTCGAACCGCACGTAGCCGCGCCCGCCGCCCCCGAGGCCGATCTGCTGGAAACCGCCCAGGCGCTGTTTGCCGAAGGGCGCATTGGCGAGGCGGAAAACTTGCTCAAGCAGTTGCTGGCCGAGGACAACGAGAACGCCGCGGGTCTGATCCTCTATGCCCGCTGCCTGGCCGAACGCGGCGAACTGGCCGAGGCCGAAACGGTGCTCGACGCCGTCAAAGGTGACGCCCACAAGCAGGCGCTGGCTGGCGCCCGCGCGCAGCTGACCTTCCTGCGTCAGGCCAATGACTTGCCGGAAGTCGCCGATCTCAAGAGCCGCCTGGCGCAAAACGCCGAGGACGACGAAGCGGCTTATCAACTGGCCATCCAGCAACTGGCGCGGCAGCAGCACGACGCGGCACTGGACGGTCTGCTGAAGCTGTTCGTGCGCAACCGCGGCTACGCCGAAGGCCTGCCGCACAAGACGCTGCTGCAGGTATTCGATCTGCTGGGCAGCGACCACCCGCTGGTCACCACCTATCGGCGCAAGCTGTACCAGGCCCTGTATTGA
- a CDS encoding HAD family hydrolase gives MNLAGVRHWVFDMDGTLTIAVHDFSAIKRALDIPEDDDILHHLVALPADEAAGKRAWLLEHERELAYAATPAPGARELVEELCDRGCRLGVLTRNAHELALVTLQAVGLGEYFASEDILGRDEAPPKPDPGGLLHLADRWSVEPSELVMVGDYRFDLECAKAAGARGVLVNVPVNPWPELTDLHARDCLQLREMLAGQ, from the coding sequence ATGAATCTGGCCGGCGTACGGCACTGGGTGTTCGACATGGACGGTACGCTGACTATCGCCGTGCATGACTTCTCGGCGATCAAGCGGGCGCTGGACATCCCGGAAGACGACGACATCCTTCACCACCTTGTTGCGCTGCCGGCCGATGAGGCTGCAGGCAAGCGCGCCTGGTTGCTGGAACACGAACGTGAACTGGCCTACGCAGCCACGCCGGCACCGGGCGCTCGCGAGCTGGTGGAGGAACTGTGCGACCGGGGCTGCCGGCTCGGCGTGCTGACGCGCAACGCCCACGAACTGGCGCTGGTGACCCTGCAGGCGGTGGGACTGGGCGAGTATTTCGCCAGCGAAGATATCCTCGGCCGCGATGAAGCCCCGCCCAAGCCCGATCCCGGCGGTCTGCTGCATCTGGCGGACAGATGGTCCGTCGAGCCGAGCGAGCTGGTGATGGTGGGCGACTATCGCTTTGACCTGGAATGCGCCAAGGCGGCCGGTGCGCGTGGCGTGCTGGTCAATGTGCCGGTTAATCCATGGCCGGAACTGACCGATCTACATGCCCGCGATTGTTTGCAGTTGCGCGAGATGCTGGCGGGCCAGTGA
- the tesB gene encoding acyl-CoA thioesterase II: protein MTDTLDTLVNLLSLERIEENLFRGASQDLGFPQLFGGQVVGQALSAASQTVTPERHVHSMHGYFLRPGDSHQPVVYDVDRVRDGGSFSTRRVSAIQKGQTIFTCSASFQADETGYAHQLPMPEVAGPENLLSEWELMHKLTPLVPERMAEKLRRPKPIEIRPVTLQDPINPQPIEPIRHIWFRADGSLPDNPALHKYLVAYASDFSFIGTALQPHGVSSWSKFIQLASLDHAIWFHREVRADEWLLYAMDSPWSGNARGFARGSIFNRAGELVASVAQEGLIRVREDWK from the coding sequence ATGACCGACACCCTAGACACGCTCGTCAACCTGCTGTCGCTGGAACGAATCGAGGAAAACCTTTTTCGCGGCGCCAGCCAGGACCTGGGTTTTCCGCAGCTGTTCGGCGGCCAGGTGGTTGGTCAGGCGTTGTCCGCTGCGAGCCAGACCGTGACGCCGGAGCGCCATGTGCATTCCATGCACGGCTATTTCCTGCGCCCCGGCGACTCCCATCAGCCTGTGGTCTATGACGTCGACCGGGTGCGTGATGGCGGCAGCTTCAGTACCCGTCGCGTCAGTGCGATTCAGAAAGGCCAGACCATCTTTACCTGCAGCGCCTCGTTTCAGGCGGACGAGACCGGCTACGCTCATCAGTTACCAATGCCCGAGGTGGCCGGGCCGGAAAACCTTCTCAGCGAATGGGAACTGATGCATAAGCTGACACCGCTGGTTCCCGAGCGCATGGCAGAGAAGCTGCGCCGGCCCAAGCCCATCGAGATTCGTCCCGTGACGCTGCAGGATCCAATCAACCCGCAACCGATCGAGCCGATTCGGCACATCTGGTTTCGCGCCGATGGCTCGCTGCCGGACAACCCCGCACTGCACAAATATCTGGTCGCCTATGCCTCGGATTTCAGCTTCATCGGCACCGCACTGCAACCCCATGGTGTGAGTTCCTGGAGCAAGTTCATCCAACTGGCGAGCCTCGACCATGCCATCTGGTTCCACCGGGAAGTGCGTGCGGACGAGTGGTTGCTGTATGCCATGGATAGTCCCTGGTCCGGCAATGCCCGCGGTTTCGCCCGCGGTAGTATCTTCAATCGTGCCGGTGAGCTGGTCGCCTCGGTGGCTCAGGAGGGGCTGATTCGGGTACGTGAGGATTGGAAATGA
- a CDS encoding GNAT family N-acetyltransferase, translating into MTRLELDSLRLRLRGWRDDDLDPLTEMCADPRVMRYFPALLSRDDCAAAMARCRMHFARHGFGFWALERKDDGRFIGLTGLAWSRLDLPFCPAVEIAWRLVRDQWRQGLGREAAQASLACAFERLQLQEVVAYTAAINEPSRQLMSALGMQHEAQHDFEHPDVAEGHPLRAHVLYRITRENWNDARR; encoded by the coding sequence ATGACGCGTCTTGAACTGGACTCCCTACGTCTGCGGCTGCGCGGCTGGCGGGACGACGATCTCGATCCCCTGACCGAGATGTGCGCCGATCCACGGGTGATGCGCTATTTCCCGGCGTTGCTCTCGCGTGATGACTGCGCCGCGGCGATGGCGCGCTGCCGGATGCATTTCGCCCGGCACGGTTTCGGCTTCTGGGCGCTGGAGCGCAAGGACGACGGGCGCTTCATTGGCCTGACAGGGCTGGCCTGGAGCCGTCTGGACTTGCCATTTTGCCCAGCCGTAGAGATTGCCTGGCGACTCGTCCGCGACCAATGGCGACAGGGGCTGGGGCGGGAAGCGGCGCAAGCGTCGCTGGCCTGCGCGTTCGAGCGCCTGCAGCTACAGGAGGTGGTGGCGTACACCGCCGCGATCAACGAGCCGTCCAGGCAGTTGATGAGCGCACTGGGCATGCAACACGAAGCGCAGCATGACTTTGAGCATCCAGACGTAGCCGAAGGTCATCCGTTGCGTGCTCACGTGTTGTATCGGATAACGCGGGAAAACTGGAACGATGCCCGACGATAA
- a CDS encoding histone deacetylase family protein, which yields MFLPLIFHDDYSPPLPPGHRFPMEKFRLLRDHLVASGLTTDEALLRPELCPTDLLALAHDRAYVERYCSGDMSHEELRRLGLPWSPPLAQRTVRAVGGSLLAAELALQHGLACHLAGGTHHAHRDHASGFCIFNDLAVIALSLLESGRVGRVLIFDCDVHQGDGTARILEHTADAVTVSLHCEKNFPTRKARSDWDIGLPPGLADTQYLKAVDDALNYLLPLYQPDLVIYDAGVDVHRDDALGLLDLTDEGLAMRDSAVIEHCLGRDIPVVGVIGGGYDKDRALLARRHAQLHFSAAEAWRRHGLG from the coding sequence ATGTTCCTGCCGCTGATATTTCATGATGATTACAGCCCGCCGCTGCCGCCTGGGCATCGCTTCCCCATGGAGAAGTTCCGACTGCTGCGCGATCATCTTGTCGCCAGCGGTCTGACCACGGACGAGGCGCTATTGCGCCCCGAGCTCTGCCCGACCGACCTGCTTGCGCTCGCGCACGATCGCGCATATGTCGAGCGTTACTGCAGCGGCGACATGAGTCACGAGGAACTGCGCCGCCTGGGTCTACCCTGGAGCCCGCCGTTGGCGCAACGCACCGTGCGCGCGGTCGGCGGCTCGCTACTCGCCGCGGAGCTGGCATTGCAGCACGGGCTGGCTTGTCATCTGGCGGGCGGCACCCACCACGCCCATCGTGACCACGCCTCGGGCTTTTGCATCTTCAACGACCTGGCGGTGATCGCCCTCTCGCTACTGGAGAGCGGCCGCGTTGGCCGCGTGCTGATCTTCGATTGCGACGTGCACCAGGGCGACGGCACCGCGCGGATTCTCGAGCACACGGCCGACGCGGTGACGGTATCGCTGCATTGCGAGAAGAACTTTCCGACACGCAAGGCCCGCAGCGACTGGGATATCGGGCTGCCGCCGGGCCTTGCCGACACGCAATACCTCAAGGCGGTCGACGACGCGCTCAACTACCTGTTACCGCTGTATCAGCCGGATCTGGTGATCTACGACGCCGGCGTCGACGTTCATCGCGACGATGCGCTGGGCTTGCTCGACCTCACTGACGAAGGGCTGGCGATGCGAGACAGCGCGGTGATCGAGCATTGCCTGGGCCGGGATATTCCGGTAGTCGGCGTGATCGGTGGCGGCTACGACAAGGATCGAGCGCTGTTGGCCCGTCGGCACGCGCAGCTGCACTTCAGCGCCGCCGAAGCCTGGCGCCGCCACGGATTGGGTTGA
- a CDS encoding TIGR03862 family flavoprotein — MPAPQLPAATMPLAESRVAIIGGGPAGLMAAEVLSQAGVTVDLYDAMPSVGRKFLLAGVGGMNITHSEAFEPFVARYRERAPELRALLEALTPDALREWIHGLGIDTFVGSSGRVFPSDMKAAPLLRAWLRRLRDTGVRIHTRHRWLGWHSDGSLHLHGPDGDLHVSADAVLLALGGGSWARLGSDGAWMPLLHDRGIDVAPLRPANCGFEVAGWSQHLQEKFAGAPLKTVSLGLTDGVPRKGELVVTATGIEGSLIYALSAEIRQAIELNGQATVLLDLLPDHPLERIAQALAKPRGSQSMAKHLKRQLGLDGVKAGLLRELTRAEAFQDTAALAAAIKALPITLLRPRPLDEAISSAGGVPFEVLNDGLMLRQLPGVFCAGEMLDWEAPTGGYLLTACFASGRAAAAGMLRWLQG; from the coding sequence ATGCCCGCCCCGCAACTGCCGGCTGCAACCATGCCTCTTGCTGAATCTCGCGTCGCCATCATCGGCGGCGGCCCTGCCGGACTGATGGCCGCCGAAGTCCTGAGCCAGGCCGGCGTCACGGTCGACCTGTACGACGCCATGCCCTCGGTTGGTCGCAAGTTCCTGTTGGCCGGCGTAGGCGGAATGAACATCACCCATTCCGAAGCCTTCGAGCCCTTCGTTGCTCGCTACCGCGAACGCGCGCCGGAGCTGCGCGCCCTGCTCGAGGCCCTTACCCCCGATGCGCTGCGCGAATGGATTCACGGCCTGGGGATCGACACCTTCGTCGGCAGTTCGGGGCGCGTTTTCCCATCGGACATGAAGGCCGCCCCGCTGTTGCGCGCCTGGCTGCGGCGTCTACGCGACACCGGTGTGCGAATTCACACACGTCACCGCTGGCTCGGCTGGCACAGCGACGGCAGCCTTCATCTGCACGGCCCGGACGGCGACCTGCACGTCAGCGCCGATGCGGTCTTGCTGGCTCTGGGCGGAGGCAGTTGGGCGCGACTGGGCTCCGATGGTGCCTGGATGCCGCTGCTGCACGATCGTGGTATCGACGTCGCGCCCCTGCGGCCGGCCAACTGCGGTTTCGAGGTGGCCGGCTGGAGCCAGCACCTGCAGGAAAAATTCGCCGGCGCGCCGCTGAAGACGGTCAGCCTCGGGCTGACCGACGGCGTACCGCGCAAGGGTGAGCTCGTCGTCACCGCTACGGGTATCGAAGGCAGCCTGATCTATGCGCTGTCCGCCGAGATCCGTCAGGCCATCGAGCTCAATGGCCAGGCCACCGTATTGCTGGACCTGCTGCCCGATCATCCGCTGGAAAGAATTGCTCAGGCGCTGGCCAAGCCCCGAGGCTCGCAATCCATGGCCAAGCATCTCAAACGTCAGCTTGGCCTCGATGGTGTCAAGGCCGGCCTGCTGCGCGAGTTGACCCGTGCCGAGGCGTTCCAGGACACCGCCGCGCTCGCCGCGGCGATCAAGGCGTTACCGATCACGCTGCTGCGGCCGCGGCCGTTGGACGAAGCCATCAGCAGCGCCGGTGGCGTTCCGTTCGAAGTGCTGAACGATGGCCTGATGCTACGCCAGCTGCCCGGCGTGTTCTGCGCCGGCGAAATGCTCGACTGGGAAGCACCGACTGGCGGTTATCTACTGACCGCCTGCTTTGCCAGCGGCCGTGCGGCGGCGGCAGGCATGCTTCGCTGGCTACAGGGCTGA
- a CDS encoding AzlD family protein encodes MMIETAESGALIIILIMAVVTLVTRWGGVFVMSFVPISHRTEQFIGAMSGSVLVALLTPMAVNGDNGARLAFLVTAATMLLVKKPLPAIAAGVISVALFRHL; translated from the coding sequence ATGATGATAGAGACGGCGGAGTCCGGCGCGCTGATCATCATCCTGATCATGGCGGTGGTGACCTTGGTGACTCGCTGGGGCGGTGTGTTTGTCATGTCGTTTGTGCCCATCAGCCACAGAACCGAACAATTCATCGGCGCCATGTCTGGCTCGGTGCTGGTGGCGTTGCTGACACCCATGGCCGTCAATGGAGACAACGGCGCACGGCTGGCTTTTTTGGTCACAGCCGCGACGATGCTGCTGGTCAAGAAGCCCTTGCCTGCGATCGCGGCCGGGGTGATTAGCGTGGCGCTGTTCAGGCATCTATGA
- a CDS encoding AzlC family ABC transporter permease, translated as MASTDAELQRLSRHDVWAGFKQLTPISLFVIVFGLAFGLAATQAGLDDHSIIIMSSLVFAGASQFASLELWGTHVPVVPLIVTVFAVNARHLLMGATLYPWLRHLPPLKRYAVMFVVSDANWAMSMQAFSRGKPGLGILFGGGLALWTFWVLGTWLGLYFGSAIHDPVSWGLDMVMGCFLLAMVVGGKKNLRMTVIWIVAGCASMLAYWYLPTNSHVVAGALAGGILGALWMEKKK; from the coding sequence TTGGCAAGTACCGATGCAGAACTTCAACGGCTCAGTCGTCATGACGTATGGGCCGGGTTCAAGCAGCTGACGCCCATTTCGCTGTTTGTCATCGTATTTGGGTTGGCCTTCGGCCTCGCTGCAACGCAGGCGGGGCTGGATGACCATTCCATCATCATTATGAGCAGCCTGGTCTTTGCCGGCGCCTCGCAGTTCGCATCGCTGGAGCTCTGGGGGACGCATGTGCCCGTCGTTCCACTGATAGTGACCGTGTTTGCCGTCAACGCTCGGCATTTATTGATGGGGGCGACCCTGTACCCCTGGCTGCGTCATCTACCGCCGCTGAAGCGCTATGCCGTGATGTTCGTCGTCTCGGATGCCAACTGGGCCATGTCCATGCAAGCGTTCAGTCGCGGGAAGCCGGGATTGGGCATTCTGTTCGGCGGCGGCCTTGCGCTCTGGACGTTCTGGGTGCTGGGTACCTGGCTGGGTCTGTATTTCGGCAGTGCCATCCACGATCCGGTCAGTTGGGGGCTGGACATGGTCATGGGATGTTTCCTTCTGGCGATGGTTGTCGGCGGGAAGAAAAACCTGCGCATGACCGTTATCTGGATAGTGGCTGGATGCGCATCGATGTTGGCGTACTGGTACCTACCCACCAATAGCCACGTGGTGGCTGGCGCGCTGGCTGGCGGGATATTGGGCGCGCTGTGGATGGAGAAGAAAAAATGA
- a CDS encoding DEAD/DEAH box helicase has protein sequence MTFASLGLIDPLLRTLESLDYTQPTPIQAKAIPAVLKGRDLMAAAQTGTGKTAGFALPLLQRLLHEGPQVASNSIRALVLVPTRELAEQVHESFRAYGQNLPLRSYAVYGGVSLNPQMMALRKGIDVLVATPGRLLDLYRQNAVKFSQVQTLVLDEADRMLDLGFSEELDALFSALPKKRQTLLFSATFSDAIRQMAGELLRDPLSIEVSPRNAAAKTVKQWLVPVDKKRKSELFLHLLAEKRWGQVLVFVKTRKGVDQLVDELQTEGIGSDAIHGDKPQASRLRALERFKAGEVQVLVATDVAARGLDIHDLPQVVNFDLPIVAEDYVHRIGRTGRAGATGEAVSLVAADEVDQLAAIETLIQQVLPRHDEPGFVPDHRVPTTQPGGQIIKKPKKPKKPKTATGKGRIHLGNWFDESEKPNAKPIRKVPSLGGAKPAKKR, from the coding sequence ATGACCTTCGCCTCCCTGGGCCTGATCGATCCGCTGCTGCGCACCCTCGAATCCCTCGACTACACCCAGCCGACGCCGATTCAGGCCAAGGCCATTCCGGCCGTGCTCAAGGGCCGTGACCTGATGGCCGCGGCGCAGACCGGCACCGGCAAGACCGCCGGTTTCGCCTTGCCGCTGCTGCAACGGTTACTGCATGAAGGGCCGCAAGTGGCGAGCAACTCGATTCGCGCCCTGGTGCTGGTGCCCACCCGAGAGCTGGCCGAGCAGGTGCATGAGAGCTTCCGCGCCTACGGCCAGAACTTGCCGCTGCGCAGCTATGCGGTTTACGGCGGGGTCAGCCTCAACCCGCAGATGATGGCTCTGCGCAAAGGCATCGACGTGCTGGTGGCGACGCCGGGGCGGTTGCTCGATCTGTATCGACAGAACGCGGTGAAGTTCAGCCAGGTGCAGACCCTGGTGCTGGACGAGGCTGACCGTATGCTCGACCTTGGCTTCTCGGAGGAATTGGACGCGCTGTTCAGCGCTTTGCCGAAGAAGCGCCAGACCCTGTTGTTTTCCGCGACCTTCTCCGATGCGATCCGGCAGATGGCGGGCGAGCTGCTGCGCGACCCGCTGTCCATCGAAGTCAGCCCGCGCAATGCCGCCGCGAAGACGGTCAAGCAGTGGCTGGTGCCGGTGGACAAGAAGCGCAAGTCCGAGCTGTTCCTGCACCTGCTGGCGGAAAAGCGTTGGGGGCAGGTGCTGGTGTTCGTCAAGACACGCAAGGGCGTCGATCAGCTGGTGGACGAGCTGCAGACCGAGGGCATCGGCAGCGACGCCATCCATGGCGACAAACCACAGGCCTCGCGGTTACGCGCGCTGGAGCGCTTCAAGGCGGGCGAGGTGCAGGTGCTGGTAGCCACCGACGTCGCCGCGCGCGGACTGGATATTCATGACTTGCCGCAGGTGGTCAACTTCGACCTGCCGATCGTCGCCGAAGACTACGTGCACCGCATCGGCCGTACCGGCCGTGCCGGCGCGACAGGTGAGGCAGTGTCGCTGGTCGCTGCCGATGAAGTCGATCAGCTCGCCGCCATCGAAACGCTGATTCAACAGGTCCTGCCGCGCCATGACGAGCCGGGTTTCGTTCCCGATCACCGGGTGCCGACCACCCAACCCGGCGGCCAGATCATCAAGAAGCCGAAGAAACCGAAGAAACCCAAGACCGCCACCGGCAAAGGCCGCATCCATCTGGGTAACTGGTTCGATGAAAGCGAAAAGCCCAACGCCAAGCCGATCCGCAAGGTGCCAAGTCTGGGCGGGGCCAAGCCGGCAAAGAAACGCTAG
- a CDS encoding NYN domain-containing protein has product MKKIALFADVQNLYYTVRQAHGCHFNYAALWAEVSARGEIVEAYAYAIDRGDPKQQQFQQILRNLGFTVRLKPYIQRSDGSAKGDWDVGITIDVLDTAGHVDEVVLASGDGDFDLLLDRVRAGGAEATVYGAPGLTANSLIRAASRYVPIEGKLLLR; this is encoded by the coding sequence GTGAAGAAAATCGCCTTGTTTGCCGATGTGCAGAACCTCTACTACACGGTGCGCCAGGCCCATGGCTGCCATTTCAACTACGCCGCGCTGTGGGCCGAGGTCAGCGCCCGTGGCGAGATTGTCGAGGCCTACGCCTATGCCATCGATCGGGGCGATCCCAAGCAGCAGCAGTTTCAGCAGATCCTGCGTAACCTGGGCTTCACGGTGCGGCTCAAGCCCTACATCCAGCGCAGCGACGGCTCCGCCAAGGGCGACTGGGACGTCGGAATCACCATCGATGTGCTGGACACCGCCGGGCATGTCGACGAGGTGGTGCTGGCCTCCGGCGATGGTGACTTCGACCTGCTGCTCGACCGCGTGCGCGCCGGTGGCGCCGAGGCGACGGTCTATGGTGCGCCCGGCCTGACGGCCAACTCGCTGATTCGTGCCGCCAGCCGTTACGTGCCTATCGAGGGCAAGCTGCTGTTGCGTTAG